In Brassica napus cultivar Da-Ae chromosome C2, Da-Ae, whole genome shotgun sequence, the sequence AACTATTAAGATGCTCATATGGTTGCACCGCTTGTCCCCTATTTAAACGGGCACTGATGAGTGTTTGCTGTTGTTGCAGAAGATGAAGCCTGTCCGCAGAAAATACCAACTAAAAGAAACATGAGAAAGGCGATGAGATGGTTAGTTGAAGGAAACAGAGCAAGAGACTCACTTTTCTTCCACTACTCTGGTCATGGAGCTCAGCAAAAGGACTACGATGGAGATGAAATCGACGGTCAAGATGAAGCCTTGATCCCTTTAGACCATGAGACAGAAGGAAAAATCATCGATGACGAGATTAACGAGATACTCGTGAGGCCATTAGTCCATGGAGCTAAGCTTCACGCTGTGATAGACGCATGTAACAGTGGGACTGTCCTTGATTTACCCTTCGTTTGTAGGATGGAGACCAATGGTTCTTATGACTGGGagcatcaaggatttgggagaatTTACAAAGGAACAGATGGTGGAGGAGCCTTCTGTTTCAGTgcttgtgatgatgatgaagccaGTGGTTACACTCCTGTATGTTTTCAaagacttcttcttttttttctttttttttttttggtcaaactttTCAAAGACTTCTAACATCATATCataatactaatatatatcTGTATATTATCTTTTTTGAATACCAAGAGATTGGGACCGAATCACGTAACCCCCTAGGTCCAAAACCACTGTACATAATATTAGTTTCATCACAGCGGTCATTCGACAATAGCCAACATGTTTTCCATTTGAGTTAACGACCTGTGGTTCCATCTATATATTGTTAACTAGATCATTGTCCTTGTTGTAGGTGTTCACGGGGAAGAACGCAGGAGCCATGACTTATAGCTTCATAAATGCGGTGAAAACAGCTGGACCAGCACCAACGTATGGTCAGCTGCTTAACCTTATGTGTTCTGCGATACTCGAGGCCCAGTCTCGACTCACCTACACAGACTCCGATGAGTCCTCGGTATGTGATTAAACTTGTATCATTCACAAACTTGCATTGTTGTGAATGACTGAACATTTTTTCCTTTGCTTGCAGGAGCCACTACTAACATCATCAGAGAAATTCAACATATACGCGACAAAGTTTGCGCTCTGAAGGCAAAAATACAAATCCCTTAATCTGCAAATAACTCGGAACGTTGTCCACATTTACACCTACCTTCTATATGTCTGAAGCAAACTTGTGAAAGCTTCGAAAACCTCTTCTTTGTATTATGAAGCTATgattagtaatatataagggaaTAACTGATTCATTATATTCACTGAATACAAAATGAAGGTGTATAGAGAAGAATCTAATAGTTATGAGCTTCAGTATATTAGGCCCATTATGTGCCaacttctctttctttctttttaatagaCTGGCATATTATTGAACCTCTCGATATCTGTAGACATGAATTAGACGCATGCTAGACAATAGATTGCTTTTTTTAATCGAACTATTGCCTAACTTTTGTAAATTACGTCGCAGAGGATAGGGAAGATTCCAGGAAAGTGGACTCTTAGTCTTGGGGATAACGTATAATACATGCTAATTAAGAATGGTCGTATACTAAGACTAGTACATGTAGTTTGTAAGGGGTTGGTCTAGTGACCAAATCAACACGAAAAACTGGTCGGTCGATCCACGGCAGAATAACCTCTATGTTCGTAACAATATCTGAttgattattaaaaaattagcatatctattattaaatatatcaacTTGATAACTTTGTTGgttgttaattattttcttctcCATAGGACTTTATTATGCAGGTATAGACGGATAGACCCATATCGTAATGATACCACGACAATACTGtcactaaatttttataatataataaatatgttatattcttgttttttttttctgtttggtttaaaactttaaatcctTGTCTGCGTAAAACACACCacagtataatatatattcaccATGGTTACGTGCGTTTAGCTAGGTTTGGATTATTTCCGTAATAAGATGCCCGAGAAaatctttggtttgaattttgTTGGTTAAGAGTACGAGAgtttatctaaaattaatacGAGTCGGATGGTCCATGTTTTCTTATATGCTACATTGAAtttcattttacaaaaaaaaaacgaaaaattcattttataatttgtttggttACTTATAATATCCGCTACATCCAAATAAGCTGAGGCTGTCAGGTGAGTGATATGAAAGACAAAAAATGTTAAGGACTTTTACAATCGTTTGAAATTGTTCATATAAATCCAAATTCAGTTATGAAACTATAATGTTTAATTATTGCTTTGTTATTTTTCGCTATTGAGCATGCCATTAACGTATGAAGCAAGTAAATAATTGATTTCCCCAGTTGGCATACATAACACTTACCATGACTGTTGACCAGAAAAAAACTGACCATGATTTTAGTCCAATAAATTATACTATTAGTCATCTAAATATTATGGTATATTATTATTACTCGATCGAcatcataaacaaaacaaatccaTGTTTTATAATACAAACTATACCTTACTTCTTATTGCATGTCATAAAATTAATACccttaattaatcaaaatatatactctttaatacaaaaaatcatatataggTTAGCCATAATGTGTAATTTAATAGGTTTGTGTCGATAAAAGTCAAATACCTAGttttaacatcattaggacttcTCCAATAGgtctctatatttcactctaaaatagagtaactttattatagagttgaatttgctccaatggttcattttataatagaattactctataatagagtgaaatataaagcaattttgtttttttactctaaatatagagtaaaaaagtaagattactatatattttactttattatagagtgaactATTAGAGCAAATctaactttataatagagttaatCTATTTTAGAATGAAATATAGAATAAATTTTAGTATGCCATTGGAGATGATCTTATCTACTTATACTTTGTTATGGTTCGTTCCGTAAACCTTCACTGCTTTTGATGATACTGATCATGTTATACAATTGGATTTTTTTCTATTACGTAAAAGAATAAAAGGAAAATATTAAAAGACACGATTAGCGAAAGTGGGTCGGTCGACCAACAAAACTCCCTCCCCTAAAGTCAAAAGTTAGGAACTAGAGGGGAATGTGCGTTTTTAACACTTGTAAATTTTTTGTAGAATCATGTAAAATAAGCAATAATTATAGATCGAGTCGGCCAACTTTGTTGACTAATTCCCCATATATACGGCATGCATGGTCCCTTATTAAAAACTTAAATCGAATTAGCTTTGCTTACATGCACCAGGTAGACATCAATATTAACAAACTCGTTTTATTTATGATCTAGCAACTAGTGGTCTAGTAGGCTACGTTACGGGTCAAATTATTTTCCAAATTCATGAAAGTTGAACTCCTTAACTTTGTTGTAGATTTGACAATGTAGATCAATTGCAATAAATGAGTGTGTAAGGTATAGGTCACGACATCACGTCCAGAAACAGAGACGCCCTACTGAGAGATGTTTCAGACAAgctgatataaaaataattaggaCAACATCAATATCTCGGAAAATAGTACACGTACAACACAAGATCGTGTTCGAAAGAATGACGTTGCACGATATGTTCACcgttttatttttgtgtgtggCTTTCCGTGCCGACTACTCAATCTCCCATCCGCACGTGAGACTCCTTTGCCTTCTCTTTTACACCTTTTCACTTATTTAAATCTTTTCCTTTTCCATTACTTCTTTGATTAGATTGATTAGATATTTCGTTCTTGTTTGTTTCCATTCTATTAATAGTTTTGTCGTAAGAGCACGTTCAACGCTGTCTCTTAAGTGCGTATAAAACGCTTAAAAAcgattaaaagaaataaaaagaagacAAAACCCGAAGCCACGTCCCTTAATTAGGGGCGCTATGATACCGTATGTTACGGGCACGTGTCACATAATAATTGGAAAAGGCAATGGTGGAGACGCGTCTTCGTTTCATCTTCGttcttttctctgttttggtTTCTCCGTCTCGACGACGAGAAAGGCGATTCATGTGGCTCTCGGTGGCGATACGGCGACATCTCAAACGGTGGGTCTCATCGACGCAGGGAAGCCACGATCTGACCATTGGTGTCTCTCAGACACGCAGATAAACGCTGCCGAGTGTTAATCTTGGTTTTGGTTGTTGATCAAAAGGTAAAAATCTTTTCACTTGATTCTGTCTTAAATTAAGCATGTCTTAATCTTTGTTTTGGTTGTTGAtttggtttttaatttgtttctgtGTTTCAGTCGGTCCATGTCTGGATCAAGACGCACGATCCAGGTTCAAGAGGAAGATAAACGGCGTCTGTTGGTCAGGCTTATGAAACGGTACGCCTTTGTTCATTTGGTTATGTCTTTGAGTCTTCCAATTATCCATGATCCCTTTTGTTCattcattttctaatttttttttctttctgtcttTGAGTCGGGAGATTGATGGATGAAGACGCGTGATCCAGGTCAGAACAAAGGCGTACTCTTGTTGATAGAGGTAAACATTAATCTCGTTCTGTCCAATAGAGTAAAGCATTGTCTTAGGTGATTGTTAGGTAAAGCATTGAAATGAATTGAGGCCTCTGTGGTAAATGCGTTGGTTAGGTTTGCGTTGTGTTTAGGTAATAAATAGGAGGCTTTGTGTAGTTAATAAACATTTATCTTTGCTCTCTCCAAGACGCATGGTGGTTGTGAATTGTGATCAATGCGTTGCTTCCCCTTTCTCCTCATTCTTCTATTAAACGCTTCCCCTTTCTCCTCTTTTGATAGATAGAAATAGTGTAGTGTAATTAATATGTTAGGAATATGTCAACtcggtttaataaatatagatgGTGGTTGTGAATTGTGATCAATGCGTTGCTTCCCCTTTCTCCTCATTCTTCTATTAAACGCTTCCCCTTTCTCCTCTTTTCTTCACTTCTCAATTCGTTGCTTCTGTTCTTttatcttctctcttctttgatCAACAGAAATGGATTACAATCCGTTTACGCAGTCATCAAACTTTGTTGGACTACTTACTAGCCAACAAAGTATTTCCTTTGGTTCATCTCAAGTTCCAACTCCAGTCTCTGAGGATGTTGGTGAGCGTCGGGAACGAAAGAAGTGGACGCCCAGTGATGATATTCTGCTGATCAGCTCGTGGCTCAACACGAGCAAAGATCCAATTGTTGGCAACGAGCAAAGGTCAGGCACATTCTGGACGAGAATTGCAGCGTACTATGCCGCTAGTCAGAAGGTTGCTGGCTGCGAAGAGAGAGAGGCTGGTCACTGTAAACAACGCTGGCATAGGATCAACGACTTGGTCTGCAAATTCTGTGGCTCCTACGAAGCTGCTAAAAGAGAGAAGACTAGTGGCTGCAATGAGAATGATGTGCTCAAAAAAGCACATGAAATATTCTACAATAACTATAACAAGAAATTTAATCTCGAGCACGCTTGGAAAGAGCTGAGGAACGACCAGAAGTGGAGTGACCAATCTTCTGCAAAAAACGAGGGAAACTCTAGCAAGAGGAAGGGTGATGATGGTGGAGAAACATCGAACTCCCAAGGTACTGAACCCAAGCGTCCCGCGGGTGTTAAGGCGTCAAAGGCCTCTGGGAAGAAGAATATGGTGGAGGAGAAAGCGCTTAAAGAGTTTGAAAGTATGTGGGCTATTAAACAACAGGACTTGGCCGCCAAGGATAAGTTGTCGAGGATGAGACTACTTGAATCTCTGGTTTCAAAAAAGGAGCCTTTAGCCGAGTATGAAGAAGCCTTAAAGAAGAAGATCATCAGTGACATTATGTTTAATTAGCGTAGGTGTAGTTatgtttcttgttcttgttaGAAAATGCTTCTTATTCTTGTTAAGCCTGATTATTGTTCTTGTTTAACTCTCTGTTTCAGGTCAGGACAGTGTGAAAAGATGGAGCAATGGGAGTGGAATAATCACGGAGTCTCTGTGGTCTTGCGGTCTTGGCGTCTTGTGTCACGGAGTGAAAGTGTAGTAGGTCTTGCGGTCTTGGAGTCTTGTGGTCTTGAAGTCTTGTTGTCTTGGAGTCTAGTGGTCTTGGAGTGTTGTAGTACTTGTAGTACTTGTGTCACGGAGTAAAAGTTTCTAGTGGAGTCTAGTAGTCTTGTAGTGTTGTTGTAGTCTTCTACTACTTGTGTCACGGGTCTTGTATCAGACTTTGGTCCCAATCTCTATATATTAAGTCATGTTGCGTTAATGTTTTATTCACAATCTCTCTATCTCACTCTCTCACTTTCGAACCAAGGTTGCAAATATCACAAACCAATCTCATTCTCTGTCTCTTTCTATACCAATCTCACTCTCTGTTTCTCAGCAATCTCATTCTCTCGTTCTCACTAATCACCTTAAACCAAACACATTATCTCGTTCTCACCGATCACCTTAAACCAAACACTATAACCAAAACCTTAAACCAAACACATTCTCTCGTTCTCACCAAAAACCTTAAACCAAACACTATAACTCGTTCTCACCATTCCCATTAAACCAAACACATTcactgccaaaaaaaaattaaccaattcCTAATCTCTCGTCCTCACcaaacaaaactcaaaaaatggcatcttcttctaaTAACACATTTGATGGATCAATTGATGATACTTTTGATCAACAATTTgatcaacattttgatcaacaatttgatcaatattttgatcaaacgtTTGAAAATTTTCCCACCAATCATGGTAATCAAGAAAgcgagaaaaaaaagaagaaaaaaagaatttatatcGAAAGGAATCGTGAAGAAGGTGATAGACGTTTGTGGGATGATTATTTCAGCGAAACCCCAACAtatcctcataatctattccgaCGACGCTTTCGAATGAACAAGGGATTGTTCATGCGTATCGTTAATCGACTCtccaatgaagttgaattctTTCAACAAAAGAGAGATGCTCTCGGCAGGCTTAGTCTCTCTCCACTTCAAAAGAGTACAGCAGCCATTCGTGTTTTGGCATATGGTAATGCGGCTGATGgggtcgacgaatacctccgtCTCGGTGCATCTACTACTCTCTCATGTTTGGAAAATTTTGTGGACGGAATAATTTCTTTATTCAGCGaagagtacctaagaagaccaacacctgccgatcttcaacgtctacttgataTTGGTGAGTACCGTGgctttcccgggatgataggaagcattgattgtatgcattgggaatggaagaattgtcccaccgcttggaaagggcaatattctcGGGGTTCGGGCAAACCAACAAttgttttagaggcggttgcttcatatgatctctggatatggcatgcgtttttcGGACCGCCAGGTAcgttaaatgatatcaatgttcttgatcgctcacctgtttttgatgacgtAATCCAaggtcaagctccgcaagtGACATACtatgtcaatggaagagagtatcgTATGggttactatctcaccgatggtatttatccgaaatggtcaacatttatccaatcaatTCCATTACCACAAAGTCCGcaagcagttttatttgctcaacaacaagaagctgcccgaaaagatgtcgagcgtgcttttggagtcctgcaagctcgctttgccattgttaaaaatccagcacttttttgggataaagctaaaattggaaagattatgagagcttgtatcatactccataatatgatagtagaggaTGAAAGAGATGGATACTCTCTATTTAACGTTACAGAGTTCCAAGAAGCAGAAGATAACGGgagttcacatgtcgatcttTCGTATTCTACAAATATGCCATCAAATATCAGCAATATGATGGATGCTCGAAgaagaattcgtgatagacaattgcatcaacaattgaaagatgatttggttgaacatatatggcaAAAATTCGGACAAAGCAACAACTAAGCTGTGATGCTTCTCTCAAATTATCCCACTTTATTTGAATAATGtttgtttcatgttttatttacaaatcaatgtttaaaatgttatcttttaatatgttttgtttaatttttttttttttataaatattaatttttaatttctaagaATCTTTATTTAAGAGACTAGCATTGGAACACATTAAATGCTGTCGTCTCTTAACCAGATCTCTTAGTACacaattactattaaatattagttatgATACTCATAATGGGTTTTTGGGTTGTACATGCTCTAAATGTGGTGTGATTTTCATTCACTCCTCGTTAGccttttatgaaaatattgtaatactgtgaaattatatctaaaactcgTGACACCGGTTTATAGGTTAGATGTATTTTATCTTATCCAGCGACATAAACAGGATATCTTGACATGATGAGATAAGAAAATGTACTGGTCCTTGTAAATTTGGACCGCATGTCGGCCAAAAAATCGTTTTGACTGATATATTAAgctcaacttttttttgtacCCGCAAATTTAAAACGCTCAAATATTTGTTATAACGCCATCAAAACAGTGatcattattcaaaatttaactTATATGTGATATTTCCACTCGACtcaattaaaatagaaataagcCAAGCTAAAAAAACAAATGGTGACATCAGAAGAAGGAAAATCAAAATGATGAATAAAGGGTGGTCATGATCCTATGAGTcccattaatatttatatatatacacttgatATTTGTTGCTTCTACAGTTTACTATTCATTTTTCACATACAGCAAGAGTAAAATTTTAAACGTGTCAAAATAAATCGTTGAGGTAGCACTCAGCAGATCTAATAAGTGGATTGCCTCGAATCATATTAACCCTGGGTTACTCTCGAGTACTGACAAGTAGATAACGCCAAAGAAAATGATGTAAAAGGCCAATAATGGACTGTAATAAAGGTGTGGTTCAGTACTCATCGTGAAGGCGTATCTAATATCTTCTTTCCCCAGCTACACGACTAATTTACTCAAGTGCACCGTATTTTTCTtgtacacgtaaactatttatAAGTCTACATAGTTGTACAATtgtatagtattttatacactGTGCGTAGGTAAATACGTATGGCTCGTGTGGTGGTCCCCGCAGAAACCAAAGGTAGAGCCGTGTGGAGGGACCTCCCCCAAGTAAAACGATAACCACACGGTATCAGATCCCTTGTCACTTTCTTGAATTCAGTGGCGCCCTTTAACTCTAAAGGAACCTCCCCTAAATAGATACAGAACTAATAttcatttgtttttaataaaaagttgatTTAATCTTTTtgattgtgtttcaaaaaaaaaaaaaaaaaaatctttttgatTATTGACTAGGTTTCGAAACGCGTAATGACTTCTTCTTCTAGTACAGCCAAACAAGTATGGTGTCTATGTATTTGCTGCGTATAAGATCGTAAAGCCCGTCTTTGGGTCAAGTCGATGGAACCTATACTTTAAGtgaatattttcttaacttttcttGACAGAATTTCAGATTTGAAGATTCAAATTATCatgtttataatatttccattttaacGAAGCGGCCATTCTTTCTTTAGCCTTTGAAATTTCGGAACCAATACAAACCATGACCCATGATGTCATTatacttttaccaaaaaaatgatGTCATTATACTGAAAAATAGCTAAAGCTTTTAATAGTGATATTAAACTTAGTTGTTGGCTGCTGATCCATAAGAAATTGTTGGCATATGATTTGCTTAAAGAAAAACCAGTGAATAATATACGAATTCGTTCATTTTAATTCATCTGTACTTAACACTATTATATAGAAAGGTAAGGGTGGATGAGACTGATGCTGGTTAAATAACataatgatatataatttttttgcaattttttaaatagaagttttagtttttatccATTTCTTATACTTTTTTTTCGTCAACACAATTCTATTGATTTATACAAGGAGTTCatgatctttttatttttgaacagaGGAGGAGTTCATGATCTAAACTCTGGTTTTTGACTATATACAAGTTGAATGAAtgtatgtatcaaaatcagatAAGCTACATCCACTTTTTAAAACAACTAGTTGATGTAATTTATAGCCACCTTTTAATACTAGTTTTTGAGCTAGCTGTATTTTATACTAAGTTCCTTGCATTTGAATTTAGAATGGGCTTTTGCATTAAAACTATACTCGATTTGTAttcataaacttcaaaaaaagttttaatagcTATGACTTTTGAGTCTACGACAGCTCGaacatagaaaattaaaaaactatGAAATGTACCTatccaatttaatttatttttcaagattcatatatgtatatatttacatatttaattgtATTACATTGTCTATACTCATTAAAACTTTACGCAAATGCGCATGGACGAGCATGTCTCTCCGCATGGCGTAAGATTTAAGTTTAAAACTTCTATAAAATAACAGACTAATAACAAAATTATCGGCTAAGCATCACTTAAATTTAATACACGTTATGGAGACTACCACGTCACATTTGAGCACCTTCCAGGCTGTCAAAGACTCCTATCACCCATTCAAATCATTCCACGTGGCACTTTCGGACAGTGACACCTATGCTACAACAGCTGTCTCACTCGTCTACATTGGTATAAATACCTCCGTATCACACTTCATTCTATAAACCTCAAATAAAACCTCTGTTCTATCTCTTACAATAACCAACTTCTCAAATGGCTTATAATTACCGTTTTGCCTTTTTCCTCACCGTCCTCACCGCCCTCGCCGGGATCTCCTCCGCCGCGTTGGTCAAGGAGCAGCCGCTTGTTCTGAAATACCACAACGGCGCTCTcttgaaaggaaacatcaacgTCAATCTCGTTTGGTACGGGAAGTTCACTCCCACCCAACGGTCCGTGATCGTCGACTTCATCCGCTCGCTCAACTCCAAAGAAGCCACAACCTCCGCCGCTCCCTCCGTCGCCTCGTGGTGGAAGACGACGGAGAAATACAAAGGCGGAGCTTCGACTCTCGTCGTCGGGAAACAGCTCCTCCTCGAGAACTACCCCCTCGGAAAATCTCTCAAGAATCCTAACCTCCGTGCTCTATCCACCAAACTTAACGGCGGTCTCCGTTCGATAACCGTCGTCTTAACGGCGAAAGACGTTTCCGTCGAGGGGTTCTGTATGAACCGGTGCGGGTCCCACGGATCGTCCGTCTCGACTTCGCGCCGCGCGGCTAACGGCGAGGCTTACGTCTGGGTCGGAAACGCCGAGACGATGTGCCCAGGGTACTGCGCGTGGCCGTTTCACCAGCCCATTTACGGCCCACAAGGGCCGCCGTTAGTTGCGCCTAACGGTGACGTCGGAGTCGACGGGATGATTATAAACCTCGCTACGCTTCTAGCTAACACCGTCACGAATCCGTTTAAGAACGGGTATTACCAGGGCCCACCAACTGCTCCACTTGAAGCTGTCTCCGCTTGTACCGGCATGTTCGGGTCGGGTTCTTACCCGGGTTACGCGGGTCTAGTGCTGGTTGACAAAACTACCGGGTCTAGTTACAACGCTCGTGGACTcgccgggaggaaatatctatTGCCGGCGATGTGGGATCCACAGACGTCGACTTGCAAGACTCTGGTTTGATCCAAGGGATGTGAGTATGACACGTGTCATGTTCTGGAAGGAATGAGGAGATCTAGATGACATCTATAGTCAAAACAAGTTGTAACTCGCGCTTGTATAATATATGCTTTCGGGTTTGGACTGTGGATAAGAGTCTTTGCTTTTGTCGTTTTGTTGTGACGTGTAAATTATGTTTCTTGAATGTGAAGATATATgaatagtataaaataaaatgattttgtttctgttgacaaaaaaaatgattttgtttcTACTGCTTTTTATAAAAGTTAATGCACTTATTAAAGATAATGAACTATAATGATTGAAGCttataatacaaattttatacatttaaagGCATCTAGCTTTTATATTAGTGGGTAGTATAAgataatcataattttattgtttatattaaaTTCGATGATAAAAGTAGATAACACTACAAAGAAAGatgagtataaaatataaattgctCTCGGTGATGTTGGGGCCAAAGAGACCAAATCGATTGCTTAATAAAATACTCGTTTCTTCCTACTTTTTTTTCATGTCAGCCATAGTGTGCTTAAAATGCTTCCTCGCAATTGTGTTTTGCTTTTACAGATCCCTCATTATTTGTATCATTGTATGACTATGATTAAAACTAAGTTAACAAAGATAAGGTCTGTAATAACACCAGAATTCATTGTGTCAGAGGTTCTGtggaacaaaattatttatattgtatGTAGTTTTAGGATACGGAGAAATTgagaagtttttaaaaatgatataagaacataattatatgatgacaaaaaaaaaagaatataattatatatgttataaaggaaaaagaaattatcagaaaaaaaagagGGAAGGAAATGATCAGAAAACGAGGAAAACATTGTTTAGGATGCTAAACCTCAAACACGATGGTCAGTGGGTTCTAAACCTCTTCGACATTTAT encodes:
- the LOC106347965 gene encoding protein EXORDIUM-like 2 — encoded protein: MAYNYRFAFFLTVLTALAGISSAALVKEQPLVLKYHNGALLKGNINVNLVWYGKFTPTQRSVIVDFIRSLNSKEATTSAAPSVASWWKTTEKYKGGASTLVVGKQLLLENYPLGKSLKNPNLRALSTKLNGGLRSITVVLTAKDVSVEGFCMNRCGSHGSSVSTSRRAANGEAYVWVGNAETMCPGYCAWPFHQPIYGPQGPPLVAPNGDVGVDGMIINLATLLANTVTNPFKNGYYQGPPTAPLEAVSACTGMFGSGSYPGYAGLVLVDKTTGSSYNARGLAGRKYLLPAMWDPQTSTCKTLV
- the LOC106350416 gene encoding metacaspase-3-like; this translates as MSSQREVRCRCGRWMWAPPGAGAIQCSTCHTVTQLHSLVDALRGAHRMIYGLQQLRRQYQQPPQMMMAQRSPPQMMVAQRSPPQMMVAQRSPPQMMVAQLSPPPPPRLLEALPSPFGKKRAVLCGVNYRGKSYSLKGCISDAKSMRCFLVQHMGFPVESILMLTEDEACPQKIPTKRNMRKAMRWLVEGNRARDSLFFHYSGHGAQQKDYDGDEIDGQDEALIPLDHETEGKIIDDEINEILVRPLVHGAKLHAVIDACNSGTVLDLPFVCRMETNGSYDWEHQGFGRIYKGTDGGGAFCFSACDDDEASGYTPVFTGKNAGAMTYSFINAVKTAGPAPTYGQLLNLMCSAILEAQSRLTYTDSDESSEPLLTSSEKFNIYATKFAL
- the LOC111211814 gene encoding putative nuclease HARBI1 isoform X1, with protein sequence MASSSNNTFDGSIDDTFDQQFDQHFDQQFDQYFDQTFENFPTNHGNQESEKKKKKKRIYIERNREEGDRRLWDDYFSETPTYPHNLFRRRFRMNKGLFMRIVNRLSNEVEFFQQKRDALGRLSLSPLQKSTAAIRVLAYGNAADGVDEYLRLGASTTLSCLENFVDGIISLFSEEYLRRPTPADLQRLLDIGEYRGFPGMIGSIDCMHWEWKNCPTAWKGQYSRGSGKPTIVLEAVASYDLWIWHAFFGPPGTLNDINVLDRSPVFDDVIQGQAPQVTYYVNGREYRMGYYLTDGIYPKWSTFIQSIPLPQSPQAVLFAQQQEAARKDVERAFGVLQARFAIVKNPALFWDKAKIGKIMRACIILHNMIVEDERDGYSLFNVTEFQEAEDNGSSHVDLSYSTNMPSNISNMMDARRRIRDRQLHQQLKDDLVEHIWQKFGQSNN
- the LOC111211814 gene encoding glutathione S-transferase T2-like isoform X2; translated protein: MDYNPFTQSSNFVGLLTSQQSISFGSSQVPTPVSEDVGERRERKKWTPSDDILLISSWLNTSKDPIVGNEQRSGTFWTRIAAYYAASQKVAGCEEREAGHCKQRWHRINDLVCKFCGSYEAAKREKTSGCNENDVLKKAHEIFYNNYNKKFNLEHAWKELRNDQKWSDQSSAKNEGNSSKRKGDDGGETSNSQGTEPKRPAGVKASKASGKKNMVEEKALKEFESMWAIKQQDLAAKDKLSRMRLLESLVSKKEPLAEYEEALKKKIISDIMFN